One window from the genome of Synechococcus sp. PROS-7-1 encodes:
- a CDS encoding cellulose binding domain-containing protein: MALIQVGNFSQDITNFDPANDQLDFGNISVHSLILGQEPDGTATIVYPWQPNQFQRILGANGQGIQWSDLSESNFAPVGNEHLRGDIGGVFSWEKGIGPAFDPANPDRESTVYIRSHERDSVTTIDNFDPVTDKINFLYFGTRERLSVVNEGSDLVISSEPIGQRFVFKGVQKEQLIGANLEFHFDQIQEDLLDRAFGFQPEQLSLVDRTMLFTPEGGPTDGFQTRVGAFVTASGEAPGQPRSLEESTRQIQERAEQQQVAEQAPQEMGSDISMPMDMGMDMDMDMDMTPPDLTKVVMNLPGGSNVHNSCLQLEVDGSLWWGGGMGGNLIVRNPMGFAVDDWEVSFLTPHDQFQSWAGNATVEDAGNGLNRVTFTPADWNDSIPANGEISISFNAQGEGMPNSGSLTRSNFFAPAQTSMTMEMGMDMGMDMDMDPQMGMDMSAMTPDVITGQVMDAVNPMASEPLELIRNGSDYAIARGDASIALVGRSGQALSDATSDRWDFLAAKDAFGGGFRVLAEGEGDRDGQFRVFRFSEEGELFGRGRWISEEKAISCGLEACYGVDLNGDGELTGDSGFPMPGMVMADQGMTV; encoded by the coding sequence ATGGCTCTCATTCAAGTCGGCAATTTTTCTCAGGACATCACTAATTTTGATCCTGCGAATGATCAACTGGATTTCGGCAACATTTCTGTTCACAGCTTGATTCTTGGTCAGGAGCCTGATGGAACGGCCACAATTGTTTATCCATGGCAGCCCAATCAGTTTCAGCGGATTCTTGGCGCGAACGGTCAGGGAATTCAGTGGAGCGACCTGAGCGAAAGTAATTTCGCGCCCGTGGGTAACGAGCATTTGCGGGGAGATATTGGTGGTGTTTTCTCCTGGGAAAAGGGCATTGGCCCTGCCTTTGATCCTGCTAATCCTGACCGGGAAAGCACTGTCTATATTCGCTCGCATGAACGCGATAGTGTGACAACGATTGACAATTTTGATCCTGTCACGGACAAGATTAATTTCCTCTACTTCGGAACGAGAGAGCGTCTTTCAGTCGTGAATGAAGGCTCAGACCTGGTGATCAGCTCTGAACCGATCGGTCAGCGTTTCGTTTTCAAAGGGGTTCAGAAAGAGCAGCTGATCGGCGCCAATTTGGAATTCCATTTCGACCAGATTCAGGAGGATCTTCTCGACAGAGCATTCGGCTTCCAGCCTGAACAGCTGTCCCTGGTGGATCGCACCATGCTCTTCACGCCAGAGGGTGGCCCTACCGATGGTTTTCAAACGCGAGTAGGGGCATTTGTGACGGCCTCCGGAGAAGCTCCTGGGCAGCCCAGGAGTCTGGAAGAGAGCACGCGTCAAATTCAGGAACGTGCCGAACAGCAACAGGTTGCTGAGCAGGCACCTCAGGAGATGGGTTCCGACATATCCATGCCCATGGATATGGGAATGGACATGGATATGGATATGGATATGACGCCTCCCGATCTCACCAAGGTGGTGATGAATCTGCCCGGTGGCTCCAATGTGCATAACAGCTGCCTTCAGCTCGAAGTGGATGGATCCCTTTGGTGGGGTGGCGGTATGGGTGGCAATCTGATTGTCAGGAACCCCATGGGATTTGCCGTTGACGACTGGGAAGTGTCGTTCCTCACTCCCCATGATCAGTTTCAGAGTTGGGCTGGTAACGCAACTGTTGAGGATGCCGGAAACGGTCTCAATCGTGTGACATTCACTCCTGCTGATTGGAATGACAGCATTCCTGCCAATGGTGAGATTTCCATCAGCTTCAATGCGCAGGGCGAAGGGATGCCCAATAGCGGTTCGCTGACTCGCAGCAATTTCTTCGCTCCCGCCCAGACGTCGATGACGATGGAGATGGGGATGGACATGGGAATGGACATGGACATGGATCCGCAGATGGGAATGGACATGTCTGCCATGACGCCCGATGTCATCACGGGTCAGGTGATGGATGCTGTGAATCCCATGGCCTCAGAGCCGCTCGAGCTGATTCGCAATGGTTCTGACTACGCCATTGCCCGTGGTGATGCGTCGATCGCTCTTGTAGGCCGGTCTGGTCAGGCGCTGTCGGATGCCACGTCTGACCGGTGGGACTTTCTCGCGGCGAAGGATGCATTCGGCGGTGGTTTCAGGGTTCTCGCCGAAGGCGAGGGAGACCGTGATGGCCAATTCCGTGTGTTCCGTTTCAGTGAGGAAGGCGAGCTGTTTGGCCGCGGGCGTTGGATCTCTGAGGAGAAGGCGATCAGCTGTGGGTTGGAAGCTTGCTACGGCGTTGACCTCAATGGCGATGGAGAGCTCACGGGAGATTCGGGCTTCCCCATGCCTGGGATGGTCATGGCCGATCAGGGGATGACCGTCTGA